A part of Populus alba chromosome 8, ASM523922v2, whole genome shotgun sequence genomic DNA contains:
- the LOC118039844 gene encoding mitogen-activated protein kinase 12 encodes MLDREFFTEYGEASQYEIQEVVGKGSYGVVASAIDTHTGERVAIKKMTNIFEHVSDATRILREIKLLRLLKHPDIVEIKHIMLPPSRREFKDIYVVFELMESDLHQVIKLNNDLTAEHHQFFLYQLLRALKYIHTGNVFHRDLKPKNILANADCKLKLCDFGLARVSFSNAPSAIFWTDYVATRWYRAPELCGSFSSKYTPAIDTWSIGCIFAELLTGKPLFPGKNVVHQLELITDLLGTPSAESIARISNEKARKYLSSMRKKRPIPFSKKFPDVDRSALGILERLLAFDPKDRPSAEEALADPYFDGLADKEEEPSRKPISKLEFEFDKRKLTRDDVRELIYREILEYHPEMLKEYLRGTDHTHFVYPSGVDRFKEQFAHLEEGDGTSDRNSPHHRKHATSLPRERVCTADETDNALKRNASSLSRAAVQSPPKSQATEELQSANRNAVAMQTSSTKPKCGTRTLLKSDSICASMCVGLIGNDRQVHAL; translated from the exons ATGCTTGATAGAGAATTTTTCACTGAGTATGGAGAAGCAAGCCAGTATGAAATTCAAGAAGTAGTCGGAAAAGGAAGCTATGGCGTTGTTGCATCCGCCATAGATACTCACACGGGAGAGAGGGTCGCTATCAAGAAGATGACCAACATCTTTGAGCATGTCTCCGACGCTACACGTATTCTACGTGAGATCAAGCTGCTCAGGCTGCTTAAACACCCTGATATTGTAGAAATCAAACATATTATGCTCCCTCCTTCTCGAAGAGAGTTTAAAGATATTTATGTGGTGTTTGAGTTGATGGAATCTGACCTTCATCAAGTTATCAAGTTAAATAATGACCTCACGGCTGAACATCACCAGTTTTTCTTGTACCAGCTTCTTCGAGCTCTCAAATATATACATACAG GAAATGTGTTTCATCGAGATTTGAAGCCCAAAAACATTCTTGCTAATGCTGATTGTAAATTAAAGCTTTGTGACTTTGGGTTGGCTCGTGTGTCGTTTAGTAATGCTCCTTCTGCTATTTTTTGGACT GATTATGTGGCTACTCGATGGTACCGTGCTCCTGAACTCTGCGGCTCCTTTTCATCAAAG TACACTCCTGCTATTGATACTTGGAGCATAGGTTGTATATTTGCAGAATTGTTGACGGGGAAACCCTTGTTTCCTGGAAAAAATGTCGTGCATCAATTGGAGCTCATAACCGATTTGCTTGGCACTCCCTCGGCTGAATCCATTGCTCGA ATTAGTAATGAAAAAGCTAGGAAGTATTTGAGTAGCATGAGGAAAAAGCGGCCAATTCCTTTCTCAAAAAAGTTTCCAGATGTAGACCGATCAGCTTTGGGCATACTTGAGCGGTTGCTGGCATTTGATCCTAAAGATCGCCCATCTGCTGAAGAG GCTTTAGCTGATCCATATTTTGACGGACTAGCAGATAAGGAGGAAGAACCTTCAAGGAAACCCATTTCAAAACTTGAGTTCGAATTTGACAAGAGGAAATTGACAAGAGATGATGTAAGAGAGCTAATTTACAGAGAG ATTTTGGAGTATCATCCAGAGATGCTAAAAGAGTACCTTCGGGGCACAGATCATACTCACTTTGTTTATCCAAG TGGAGTGGATCGCTTTAAGGAACAATTTGCTCATCTTGAGGAAGGAGATGGTACAAGTGACAGAAACAGCCCTCACCATAGGAAGCATGCGACCTCCTTGCCTAG GGAGCGAGTCTGCACAGCTGACGAAACTGACAATGCTTTAAAGCGCAATGCATCTTCTCTTTCTCGGGCAGCTGTACAGAGCCCCCCAAAGTCGCAAGCTACAGAAGAACTGCAATCTGCTAACCGAAATGCTGTAGCCATGCAGACCAGCTCCACTAAACCCAAGTGTGGCACACGCACTCTGTTGAAAAGCGACAGCATTTGTGCTTCAATGTGTGTGGGACTAATCGGAAATGATCGCCAGGTTCATGCTCTCTGA